A single window of Agromyces aureus DNA harbors:
- a CDS encoding type II toxin-antitoxin system PemK/MazF family toxin, protein MTDTGRFLTALRRAFRSMFGGSGSASRGGSRASDAAGRASVSTGLLSPGQAGTSATVEVDPRSLRRVALAYAPSADGQPDPGEIVWTWVPYEERDGRGKDRPVVVVAASGADAFLAVQLTSKAHDGSRDFVPLGTGAWDAAGRPSWANIDRVFVVHTAGMRREAASLDAKRYLKLAEALSARYGWR, encoded by the coding sequence GTGACTGACACCGGCCGCTTCCTCACCGCCCTTCGTCGTGCATTCCGGAGCATGTTCGGCGGCTCCGGCAGCGCCTCGCGCGGCGGTTCGAGAGCATCGGATGCCGCGGGGCGCGCGTCCGTCTCGACCGGCCTCCTGTCGCCGGGGCAGGCGGGCACCTCCGCAACGGTGGAGGTGGATCCGCGGAGCCTCCGCAGGGTGGCGCTCGCGTACGCGCCCTCGGCCGACGGGCAGCCCGATCCGGGGGAGATCGTCTGGACCTGGGTGCCCTACGAGGAGCGCGACGGACGTGGCAAGGACCGCCCGGTCGTCGTCGTCGCGGCATCCGGTGCCGATGCGTTCCTCGCGGTGCAGCTCACGAGCAAGGCCCATGACGGCTCGCGCGACTTCGTGCCGCTCGGCACGGGCGCGTGGGATGCCGCGGGCAGGCCGAGCTGGGCGAACATCGACCGCGTGTTCGTGGTGCACACCGCCGGCATGCGGCGCGAGGCGGCATCCCTCGATGCGAAGCGCTACCTGAAGCTCGCCGAGGCGTTGAGCGCACGCTACGGCTGGCGCTGA
- a CDS encoding sulfurtransferase, producing the protein MSAELDATPKFAEYAHPERLVSTQWLADHLGEPGLVVVESDEDVLLYETGHIPGAVKVDWHTELNDPVVRDYLDGEQFAALLGSKGVARDSTVVIYGDKNNWWAAYALWVFTLFGHEDVRLLDGGRDLWITEGRDLTTEPPSVVPVEYPVVERSDVEVRAFKEDVLAHFGNPLIDVRSPEEYSGERTSAPAYPEEGALRAGHIPTAASVPWARAAAGDGTFKDRAELDAIYRGEVGLQDGDDVIAYCRIGERSSHTWFVLTHLLGFENVRNYDGSWTEWGSAVRVPIATGTERGEAPAR; encoded by the coding sequence ATGTCCGCCGAGCTCGATGCAACCCCCAAGTTCGCCGAGTACGCCCACCCCGAACGGCTCGTGTCCACGCAGTGGCTCGCCGATCATCTGGGCGAACCGGGCCTCGTGGTCGTCGAGTCCGATGAAGACGTGCTGCTCTACGAGACCGGACACATCCCCGGCGCGGTCAAGGTCGACTGGCACACCGAGCTCAACGATCCGGTCGTGCGCGACTACCTCGACGGAGAGCAGTTCGCGGCGCTCCTCGGTTCGAAGGGCGTCGCGCGCGACTCCACGGTCGTGATCTACGGCGACAAGAACAACTGGTGGGCGGCCTACGCGCTCTGGGTCTTCACGCTCTTCGGCCATGAAGACGTGCGTCTGCTCGACGGCGGCCGCGACCTCTGGATCACCGAGGGCCGCGATCTCACGACCGAGCCCCCGAGCGTGGTGCCGGTCGAGTACCCCGTCGTCGAACGCTCCGACGTCGAGGTGCGCGCCTTCAAAGAGGACGTGCTCGCGCACTTCGGCAACCCGCTCATCGACGTGCGTTCCCCCGAGGAGTACTCGGGCGAACGCACGAGCGCGCCGGCCTACCCCGAAGAGGGCGCCCTCCGCGCCGGGCACATCCCGACCGCGGCCTCCGTTCCCTGGGCCAGGGCGGCCGCCGGCGACGGCACCTTCAAGGACCGTGCCGAGCTCGACGCGATCTACCGCGGCGAGGTCGGCCTCCAGGACGGCGACGACGTCATCGCATACTGCCGCATCGGCGAGCGGTCGAGCCACACCTGGTTCGTGCTGACGCACCTGCTCGGCTTCGAGAACGTGCGCAACTACGACGGGTCGTGGACCGAGTGGGGCAGCGCGGTGCGCGTGCCGATCGCGACCGGCACCGAACGAGGCGAGGCGCCGGCGCGCTGA
- a CDS encoding SufE family protein, with the protein MDATALPPRLAETRDDFLALEVRDRLQLLLEFSNELPELPERYAEHPDLLERVLECQSPVFIFVEVVDGRAHLFATAPAESPTTRGFASILVQGIDGLTVGEVLAIPDDYPQTLGLGQAVSPLRVRGMTGMLARIKRQVRARSAPASAPAE; encoded by the coding sequence ATGGATGCCACGGCCCTGCCCCCTCGTCTCGCGGAGACGCGCGACGACTTCCTCGCCCTCGAGGTCCGCGACCGGCTGCAACTGCTGCTCGAGTTCTCGAACGAGCTGCCCGAGTTGCCCGAGCGCTACGCCGAGCACCCCGACCTGCTCGAGCGCGTGCTCGAGTGCCAGTCGCCGGTGTTCATCTTCGTCGAGGTCGTCGACGGCCGTGCGCACCTCTTCGCGACCGCGCCGGCCGAGTCCCCCACCACGCGCGGGTTCGCATCGATCCTCGTGCAGGGCATCGACGGACTGACCGTCGGCGAGGTGCTGGCGATCCCCGACGACTACCCGCAGACGCTCGGCCTCGGTCAGGCCGTCTCGCCGCTGCGGGTGCGCGGCATGACTGGCATGCTGGCCCGCATCAAGCGGCAGGTGCGGGCGAGGTCGGCGCCGGCGTCGGCGCCGGCCGAGTAG
- a CDS encoding glycosyl hydrolase family 28-related protein has translation MMTRASSEAAPPSRRSHAPSLRRTASLIAIAALAVGAAVTGPLAASAAPKAPSPVVTRTALDPALVQGRGADVAFLEQEAENAKTTGSVIGPGRDAYTLPAEASGRRAVQLDPGEFVEFTLPASANAITVRYSIPDSPTGGGIDAPLAVSVNGGRAQTMTLTSKYSWLYNQYPFTNDPNADLLHPDWWITECGCVPGAGYEVAKPFRPMHFYDEQRMLLGKTYRAGDVVRLTAPKTSSVVTTVDLLDSERVAAPHVRLKAANVLLFGADPFGKRDAAGAFDRAIAFAKAHRLPVYVPPGVYSVSRHIVVDDVTIEGAGNWYTIIRGREVALATPAPDGSVHTGVGFYGKDAAEGGSSNVHLSGFAIEGDVRERIDTDQVNGIGGSLSSSSIRGLHIRHTKVGMWFDGPMHDLTIDGNIIVDQMADALNFHTGVTGSTVSNTSVRNTGDDGLAMWSEHVANAGNTFDRNTVQSPSLANGIAIYGGADTIVSNNLVADPVREGSGIHVGSRFGAEPFTGGLAITDNTTARSGTYELNWNIGLGAIWFYALDRSIDQADIVVSGDHFLDSTYSALMLVTEWGVKDAYRIDGVKFRDLRIDGTGTNVISARTAGSASFENVDVRGVGHWGVNNCGAFNWDWANGSEFSLTDLGGNDGVDANEYHPGTPWLAPSLPNLITCNDRPPVTAPPAPSPW, from the coding sequence ATGATGACCCGCGCCAGTTCCGAAGCCGCGCCCCCGTCCCGACGATCGCACGCCCCGTCCCTGAGACGAACGGCATCGCTCATCGCGATCGCCGCGCTCGCGGTCGGTGCCGCCGTGACCGGCCCGCTGGCGGCATCCGCTGCCCCGAAGGCGCCTTCGCCGGTCGTGACGAGGACCGCGCTCGACCCCGCGCTCGTGCAGGGCCGCGGCGCCGACGTGGCGTTCCTCGAGCAGGAGGCCGAGAACGCGAAGACCACCGGCAGCGTCATCGGGCCGGGTCGCGACGCGTACACGCTTCCGGCGGAGGCCTCGGGACGCCGGGCCGTGCAGCTCGACCCCGGCGAGTTCGTCGAGTTCACGCTGCCCGCGTCCGCGAACGCGATCACGGTGCGCTACAGCATCCCCGACTCCCCCACCGGCGGCGGCATCGACGCTCCGCTCGCGGTCTCGGTGAACGGCGGTCGCGCGCAGACCATGACCCTGACCTCGAAGTACTCCTGGCTGTACAACCAGTACCCGTTCACGAACGACCCGAACGCCGACCTCCTGCACCCCGACTGGTGGATCACCGAGTGCGGGTGCGTCCCGGGTGCCGGCTACGAGGTCGCCAAGCCGTTCCGCCCGATGCACTTCTACGACGAGCAGCGGATGCTGCTGGGCAAGACGTATCGCGCCGGCGACGTCGTGCGTCTCACCGCGCCGAAGACCTCGAGCGTGGTCACGACCGTCGACCTGCTCGACTCCGAGCGCGTGGCCGCACCGCACGTTCGCCTCAAGGCGGCGAACGTGCTGCTCTTCGGCGCGGATCCGTTCGGCAAGCGCGACGCCGCAGGGGCGTTCGACCGGGCCATCGCGTTCGCGAAGGCGCATCGCCTGCCCGTGTACGTGCCCCCGGGCGTCTACTCGGTCAGCCGGCACATCGTCGTCGACGACGTCACGATCGAGGGCGCGGGCAACTGGTACACGATCATCCGCGGTCGCGAGGTCGCACTCGCCACGCCGGCCCCCGACGGCTCGGTGCACACGGGCGTCGGCTTCTACGGGAAGGATGCCGCGGAGGGCGGGAGCTCGAACGTGCACCTCTCGGGCTTCGCGATCGAGGGCGACGTGCGCGAGCGCATCGACACCGATCAGGTGAACGGCATCGGCGGCTCGCTGAGCTCGTCGAGCATCCGCGGACTCCACATCCGCCACACGAAGGTCGGCATGTGGTTCGACGGCCCGATGCACGACCTCACCATCGACGGCAACATCATCGTCGACCAGATGGCGGACGCCCTGAACTTCCACACCGGCGTGACCGGATCGACGGTCTCGAACACCTCCGTGCGCAACACCGGGGACGACGGACTCGCCATGTGGTCGGAGCACGTCGCGAACGCGGGCAACACCTTCGACCGCAACACCGTGCAGTCGCCGTCGCTCGCGAACGGCATCGCGATCTACGGCGGCGCCGACACGATCGTGTCGAACAACCTCGTCGCCGATCCCGTTCGCGAGGGCAGCGGCATCCACGTGGGATCGAGGTTCGGCGCCGAGCCGTTCACGGGCGGCCTCGCGATCACCGACAACACGACCGCCCGGTCGGGCACGTACGAGCTCAACTGGAACATCGGGCTCGGCGCGATCTGGTTCTACGCGCTCGACCGCTCGATCGACCAGGCCGACATCGTGGTGAGCGGCGACCACTTCCTCGACAGCACCTACAGCGCGCTGATGCTGGTCACTGAGTGGGGCGTGAAGGACGCCTATCGCATCGATGGCGTGAAGTTCCGCGACCTCCGCATCGACGGCACCGGCACCAACGTCATCAGTGCACGCACGGCGGGCTCGGCGAGCTTCGAGAACGTCGATGTGCGGGGCGTCGGACACTGGGGCGTGAACAACTGCGGCGCGTTCAACTGGGACTGGGCGAACGGTTCCGAGTTCTCGCTCACCGATCTGGGCGGCAACGACGGCGTCGACGCGAACGAGTACCACCCCGGAACCCCGTGGCTCGCGCCCTCCCTGCCGAACCTCATCACGTGCAACGACCGGCCGCCCGTCACGGCTCCCCCGGCGCCCTCGCCCTGGTGA
- the zapE gene encoding cell division protein ZapE: protein MTTASSHALIRIVERNPSISGAEIASELSPPPQFAHASFASYRPDPDFPSQQAALDRLNQFAGAWRAAQRPGGFFSRKRPARIELPGVYLDGGFGVGKTHLLASLWHVAHGPKYFGTFIEYTALVGALGYAQAVDLLRGAKLICIDEFELDDPGDTMLMTRFLGELMAGGTRVAATSNTPPNALGEGRFAAADFLREIQALSSNFETLRIDGLDYRRRDTEGRSTTLESDADVAAKAEALAARGHGVSLDAFDGLIAHLATVHPSKYVKLLDGVEFIALTGVHELSDQNAALRLVAFIDRVYDAEVPIIASGLPLDHVFDEDMMAGGYRKKYLRAMSRMIALTTGELPPHD, encoded by the coding sequence ATGACCACGGCATCGAGCCACGCCCTCATCCGCATCGTCGAGCGCAACCCGTCGATCTCGGGCGCCGAGATCGCGTCGGAGCTGTCGCCCCCGCCGCAGTTCGCGCACGCGTCGTTCGCCTCGTACCGGCCGGACCCCGACTTCCCGTCGCAGCAGGCGGCGCTCGACCGGCTCAACCAGTTCGCCGGTGCGTGGCGCGCAGCCCAGCGCCCCGGCGGCTTCTTCTCCCGCAAGCGCCCGGCGCGCATCGAGCTTCCCGGCGTCTACCTCGACGGCGGCTTCGGCGTCGGCAAGACCCACCTGCTCGCGTCGTTGTGGCATGTCGCGCACGGTCCGAAGTACTTCGGCACGTTCATCGAGTACACGGCGCTCGTCGGCGCGCTCGGATACGCGCAGGCGGTCGACCTGCTGCGCGGCGCGAAGCTCATCTGCATCGACGAGTTCGAGCTCGACGATCCGGGCGACACCATGCTCATGACCAGGTTCCTGGGCGAGCTCATGGCCGGCGGCACCCGCGTCGCGGCCACCAGCAACACCCCGCCGAACGCGCTCGGTGAGGGGCGCTTCGCCGCGGCCGACTTCCTGCGCGAGATCCAGGCGCTCTCGTCGAACTTCGAGACCCTGCGAATCGACGGGCTCGACTACCGCCGCCGCGACACGGAGGGCCGTTCGACGACCCTCGAGAGCGATGCGGATGTCGCCGCCAAGGCGGAGGCGCTCGCGGCTCGCGGTCACGGCGTTTCGCTCGACGCGTTCGACGGCCTCATCGCGCACCTCGCGACCGTTCACCCCTCGAAGTACGTGAAGCTCCTCGACGGCGTCGAGTTCATCGCGCTGACCGGGGTGCACGAACTCTCCGACCAGAACGCGGCGCTCCGCCTCGTGGCGTTCATCGACCGCGTGTACGACGCCGAGGTGCCGATCATCGCGAGCGGGCTCCCGCTCGATCACGTGTTCGACGAGGACATGATGGCCGGCGGCTACCGCAAGAAGTACCTGCGCGCGATGAGCCGCATGATCGCCCTCACCACCGGCGAGCTCCCGCCGCACGACTGA
- a CDS encoding ammonium transporter: MDQGNTAFLLIMAALVLLMTPGLAFFYGGLVKAKSVISMMMMSFGAIGLIGVLWVLYGYAIAFPGSEGLVAPWSIDWSAIGLTSLLEVPEDAAFPPLAFVGFQATFAIITVALISGAIADRAKFGAWMIFAAVWATIVYFPVASWVFNFGLADDGSFAYGGWTTFGLQEAFGVGVIDFAGGTAVHINAGAAALALALVLGKRVGFSKGAHVPHNPPFVLLGAGLLWFGWFGFNSGSELAADGTAALAWVNTLAAPAAALLAWLLVEKLRDGKPTSVGAASGAVAGLVAITPACAALTPGWAIVLGLVAGAVCALAIDLKFKFGFDDSLDVVGIHLVGGLIGTLYLGFFANGTGLIYSGDASQLLVQAIAAFTVLIYSFVLAFGIGWVIEKTIGFRVKNEDELAGIDTAVHGEDAYKLETV, from the coding sequence ATGGATCAAGGCAACACCGCGTTCCTGTTGATCATGGCGGCTTTGGTGCTGCTCATGACCCCCGGACTCGCATTCTTCTACGGCGGTCTGGTGAAGGCGAAGAGCGTCATCAGCATGATGATGATGAGCTTCGGCGCGATCGGCCTCATCGGCGTGCTGTGGGTTCTCTACGGCTACGCGATCGCGTTCCCCGGCTCAGAGGGGCTCGTCGCCCCCTGGTCCATCGACTGGTCGGCCATCGGCCTCACGAGCCTCCTCGAGGTCCCGGAGGACGCCGCGTTCCCGCCGCTCGCCTTCGTCGGCTTCCAGGCGACGTTCGCGATCATCACGGTCGCCCTCATCTCCGGTGCCATCGCCGACCGCGCCAAGTTCGGGGCCTGGATGATCTTCGCCGCCGTGTGGGCGACCATCGTCTACTTCCCGGTCGCGAGCTGGGTGTTCAACTTCGGCCTCGCCGACGACGGCTCGTTCGCCTACGGCGGCTGGACGACCTTCGGCCTCCAGGAGGCCTTCGGCGTCGGCGTCATCGACTTCGCCGGTGGTACCGCGGTGCACATCAACGCCGGTGCTGCGGCGCTCGCCCTGGCGCTCGTGCTCGGCAAGCGCGTCGGCTTCTCGAAGGGTGCGCACGTTCCTCACAACCCGCCGTTCGTGCTCCTCGGCGCCGGTCTGCTGTGGTTCGGCTGGTTCGGCTTCAACTCGGGTTCCGAGCTCGCCGCCGACGGCACCGCCGCGCTCGCCTGGGTCAACACGCTCGCGGCTCCTGCAGCCGCCCTCCTCGCCTGGCTCCTCGTCGAGAAGCTCAGGGACGGCAAGCCGACCTCGGTCGGTGCGGCCTCCGGTGCGGTCGCGGGTCTCGTCGCGATCACCCCGGCGTGTGCGGCGCTGACCCCCGGTTGGGCCATCGTGCTCGGCCTCGTCGCCGGCGCCGTCTGCGCCCTGGCGATCGACCTGAAGTTCAAGTTCGGCTTCGACGACTCGCTCGACGTCGTGGGCATCCACCTCGTCGGCGGTCTCATCGGAACGCTGTACCTCGGCTTCTTCGCCAACGGCACCGGCCTCATCTACAGCGGTGACGCGTCGCAGCTCCTGGTGCAGGCGATCGCGGCCTTCACCGTGCTGATCTACTCGTTCGTCCTGGCCTTCGGCATCGGCTGGGTCATCGAGAAGACGATCGGCTTCCGCGTGAAGAACGAGGACGAGCTCGCGGGCATCGACACGGCCGTCCACGGCGAGGACGCGTACAAGCTCGAGACCGTCTGA
- a CDS encoding HIT family protein encodes MTDRSTSPEPAAVAVEGLVDAATLAGVPDAFQRLWTPHRMAYINAGADAMRAACPFCAAPEKSDADGLIVHRGRTAYVLLNLFPYNSGHLLVCPYRHIATYDQASPEEVAEIGELTQTGMRVLREVSRCDGFNIGMNQGAVAGAGVDEHLHQHVVPRWASDANFFPIIARTKALPQLLGEVRVAVAEAWPASGT; translated from the coding sequence GTGACCGACCGCTCGACGAGCCCCGAACCTGCGGCTGTCGCAGTGGAGGGGCTCGTCGATGCGGCGACGCTGGCCGGCGTGCCCGATGCGTTCCAGCGGCTCTGGACCCCGCATCGCATGGCGTACATCAATGCCGGTGCCGATGCGATGCGTGCTGCGTGCCCGTTCTGCGCCGCTCCTGAGAAGTCCGACGCCGACGGGCTCATCGTGCACCGCGGCCGCACGGCGTACGTGCTCCTGAACCTGTTCCCGTACAACTCCGGTCACCTGCTCGTGTGCCCGTATCGGCACATCGCCACCTACGACCAGGCCTCGCCCGAGGAGGTCGCCGAGATCGGCGAGCTCACGCAGACCGGCATGCGGGTGCTGCGCGAGGTCTCGCGCTGCGACGGCTTCAACATCGGCATGAACCAGGGTGCGGTGGCCGGCGCCGGCGTCGACGAGCACCTGCACCAGCACGTCGTGCCGCGGTGGGCCTCCGATGCGAACTTCTTCCCGATCATCGCGCGCACCAAGGCGCTGCCGCAGCTGCTCGGCGAGGTGCGGGTTGCGGTGGCCGAGGCCTGGCCGGCATCGGGCACCTAG
- the thrS gene encoding threonine--tRNA ligase, whose protein sequence is MRVNGELKDLATTVTDADEVEPVTIDSPDGLSILRHSAAHVLAQAVQSINPEAKLGIGPPVTDGFYYDFDVAEAFSTDDLKALDKEMGRIIRAGQRFVRRVVTDDEARAELANEPYKLELIGLKGTGGHGKGTGDDHESVEVGAGELTIYDNVDPKTGEVVWKDLCRGPHLPNTRMIGNGWALQRVAGAYWRGSEKNPQLQRIYGTAWPTKDELRAYQHRLEEAAKRDHRKLGKDLDLFSFPDEIGSGLSVWHPKGGVIRGEMEQHARRRHIEGGYTYVYTPHISKEDLFLTSNHLVTYKDGMFPPIVMDEERDAEGNITKQGQDYYLKPMNCPMHILIYKERGRSYRDLPMRLAENGTVYRNELSGALHGLTRVRGFTQDDSHLFVTPEQLEAETTRVLEFVVSMLRDFGLEDFELELSMRDDEKSKWIGSDEFWEYSTDALRNVALASGLKLTEVPGEAAFYGPKIDLKTRDAIGRTWQLSTVQVDPNLPERFGLEYTGSDGERHRPIMIHRALFGSIERFFAILLEHYAGAFPVWLSPVQVVGIPVAEQFSDYLDDIIAKLRAAGVRAEVDHSDDRMQKKIRTHTTQKVPLQLIAGEQDRSGGTVSFRFRDGTQTNGVPVDDAVALILRAISDRKLVNTAEDLA, encoded by the coding sequence ATGCGCGTCAACGGCGAGCTCAAGGATCTGGCCACGACGGTGACCGATGCCGACGAGGTCGAGCCCGTGACGATCGACTCGCCCGACGGGCTCTCGATCCTGCGCCACTCGGCCGCGCACGTGCTCGCCCAGGCCGTGCAGTCGATCAACCCCGAGGCCAAGCTCGGCATCGGCCCGCCCGTGACCGACGGGTTCTACTACGACTTCGACGTCGCCGAGGCGTTCAGCACCGACGACCTCAAGGCCCTCGACAAGGAGATGGGTCGCATCATCCGTGCCGGCCAGCGCTTCGTGCGCCGGGTCGTGACCGATGACGAGGCCCGTGCCGAGCTCGCGAACGAGCCGTACAAGCTCGAGCTCATCGGGCTCAAGGGCACCGGTGGTCACGGCAAGGGCACCGGCGACGATCACGAGTCCGTCGAGGTCGGGGCCGGCGAGCTGACGATCTACGACAACGTCGACCCGAAGACCGGCGAGGTCGTCTGGAAGGACCTCTGCCGCGGCCCGCACCTTCCGAACACCCGCATGATCGGCAACGGCTGGGCGCTCCAGCGCGTGGCCGGCGCCTACTGGCGCGGCAGCGAGAAGAACCCCCAGTTGCAGCGCATCTACGGCACCGCATGGCCCACCAAAGACGAGCTGCGCGCCTACCAGCACCGCCTCGAGGAGGCCGCCAAGCGCGACCACCGCAAGCTCGGCAAGGACCTCGACCTCTTCTCGTTCCCCGACGAGATCGGCTCGGGCCTGTCGGTCTGGCACCCCAAGGGCGGCGTCATCCGCGGCGAGATGGAGCAGCACGCGCGTCGTCGCCACATCGAGGGCGGCTACACCTACGTCTACACCCCGCACATCTCCAAGGAAGACCTCTTCCTCACCTCGAACCACCTCGTCACCTACAAGGACGGCATGTTCCCGCCCATCGTGATGGACGAGGAGCGCGACGCCGAGGGCAACATCACCAAGCAGGGCCAGGACTACTACCTGAAGCCCATGAACTGCCCGATGCACATCCTCATCTACAAGGAGCGCGGGCGCAGCTACCGCGACCTGCCGATGCGCCTCGCCGAGAACGGCACGGTCTACCGCAACGAGCTCTCGGGTGCGCTGCACGGTCTCACGCGCGTGCGCGGCTTCACGCAGGACGACTCGCACCTGTTCGTGACCCCCGAGCAGCTCGAGGCCGAGACGACCAGGGTGCTCGAGTTCGTGGTCTCGATGCTGCGCGACTTCGGCCTCGAGGACTTCGAGCTCGAACTCTCGATGCGCGACGACGAGAAGTCGAAGTGGATCGGCTCCGACGAGTTCTGGGAGTACTCCACCGACGCGCTCCGCAACGTGGCGCTCGCCAGCGGGCTGAAGCTCACCGAGGTCCCGGGTGAGGCGGCGTTCTACGGCCCGAAGATCGACCTGAAGACCCGCGACGCCATCGGCCGCACCTGGCAGCTCTCGACCGTGCAGGTCGACCCGAACCTGCCCGAGCGATTCGGCCTCGAGTACACCGGGTCCGACGGCGAGCGGCACCGGCCGATCATGATCCACCGGGCACTGTTCGGCTCGATCGAGCGGTTCTTCGCGATCCTGCTCGAGCACTACGCGGGCGCGTTCCCGGTGTGGCTCTCGCCCGTGCAGGTCGTCGGCATCCCGGTCGCCGAGCAGTTCTCCGACTACCTCGACGACATCATCGCGAAGCTCCGGGCCGCAGGCGTCCGCGCCGAGGTCGACCACTCCGACGACCGCATGCAGAAGAAGATCCGCACGCACACCACGCAGAAGGTGCCGCTGCAGCTCATCGCCGGCGAGCAGGACCGCTCGGGCGGCACGGTGTCGTTCCGCTTCCGCGACGGAACGCAGACCAACGGCGTGCCCGTCGACGACGCCGTCGCGCTGATCCTCAGGGCGATCTCCGACCGCAAGCTCGTGAACACGGCCGAGGACCTGGCGTGA
- a CDS encoding alpha/beta hydrolase family protein: MGRTSKTATAIGWLIGVLVASAAVFAAATAVLTIFFARRVVTPEQKVKRGVERILGVDLARATIGLASTDETRMRGTYGFWFDTDAGHARLGDVLDDDGRIVHRRIDAVDFGRLDRATHGRMSGWVHLGPWELGRPYQDVSVPTALGPAPAWFVPSVGDADDDGPAADWVIQVHGRGAKRHEGIRAIEPITDAGWSTLLISYRNDGEAPESVDRRYGLGGTEWADVEAAVRFATERGARRIVLMGWSMGGSIALQAVLRSSEVRDHLVGVILDSPAIDWVDILRFQGRALGLPTGLGDAVAHVLGEPWSGGLTGLAAPVEVDELDPVARATEFAVPMLLMHSADDGFVPVDGSRRLAAARPDLIRFEEFTGARHTKLWNHDPERWSTLIGDWLGEVAEATRPAPTPAPTSPAPAA, translated from the coding sequence ATGGGGCGGACTTCGAAAACGGCCACGGCGATCGGCTGGCTGATCGGGGTCCTCGTCGCCTCGGCGGCCGTGTTCGCTGCGGCCACGGCGGTGCTCACGATCTTCTTCGCGAGGCGCGTGGTCACTCCGGAGCAGAAGGTCAAACGCGGCGTCGAGCGCATTCTGGGGGTCGACCTCGCTCGCGCCACCATCGGCCTCGCCTCGACCGACGAGACCCGCATGCGCGGTACCTACGGGTTCTGGTTCGACACGGACGCCGGGCACGCCCGACTCGGCGACGTCCTCGACGACGACGGACGCATCGTGCATCGCCGCATCGACGCCGTCGACTTCGGCCGCCTCGACCGCGCGACGCACGGACGTATGAGCGGATGGGTGCATCTCGGCCCGTGGGAGCTCGGTCGGCCGTACCAGGACGTTTCCGTGCCGACGGCGCTCGGGCCGGCGCCCGCGTGGTTCGTGCCGAGCGTCGGCGACGCGGACGACGACGGCCCGGCCGCCGACTGGGTGATCCAGGTGCACGGGCGCGGCGCGAAGCGGCACGAGGGCATCAGAGCGATCGAGCCGATCACGGATGCCGGATGGTCGACGCTCCTCATCAGCTACCGCAACGACGGCGAGGCGCCCGAGAGCGTCGACCGCCGCTACGGGCTCGGCGGCACCGAGTGGGCGGATGTCGAGGCCGCCGTCCGCTTCGCGACCGAGCGCGGTGCGCGGCGAATCGTGCTCATGGGATGGTCGATGGGCGGATCGATCGCCCTGCAGGCCGTGCTGCGCTCCTCAGAGGTGCGCGATCACCTGGTCGGGGTGATCCTCGACTCGCCGGCCATCGACTGGGTCGACATCCTCCGATTCCAGGGGCGTGCGCTCGGGCTGCCGACCGGCCTCGGGGATGCCGTCGCACACGTGCTCGGCGAGCCCTGGAGCGGTGGGCTCACCGGGCTGGCTGCCCCGGTCGAGGTCGACGAGCTCGACCCGGTGGCCCGCGCCACGGAGTTCGCGGTGCCGATGCTGCTCATGCACAGCGCCGACGACGGCTTCGTGCCGGTCGACGGCTCACGTCGGCTCGCGGCGGCCCGCCCCGATCTGATCCGGTTCGAGGAGTTCACGGGCGCGCGTCACACCAAGCTCTGGAATCACGACCCAGAGCGTTGGTCGACCCTGATCGGGGACTGGCTCGGCGAGGTGGCTGAGGCTACTCGGCCGGCGCCGACGCCGGCGCCGACCTCGCCCGCACCTGCCGCTTGA